From Camelina sativa cultivar DH55 chromosome 20, Cs, whole genome shotgun sequence, the proteins below share one genomic window:
- the LOC104771526 gene encoding pentatricopeptide repeat-containing protein At5g43790-like yields the protein MTSPSTSKDHRCLNLISKCKSLQNLKQIHGQIITTGLSHHTYPLSKLLHLSSTVCLTYALSILHQIQNPSVFLYNTLISSIVSNHNSTKTHLAFALYDQILSSRSNLVRPNEFTYPSLFKASGFDPKWHRHGRTLHAHVLKFLEPMNHDRFVEAALVGFYANCGRLREARSLFERIREPDLATWNTLLAAYASSDSSESDDEVLRLFVRMQVRPNEVSLVALIKSCASLGEFWGGVWAHVYLLKNNLTLNQFVGTSLIDLYSKCGCLSLARQVFDEMRERDTSCYNAMIRGLAVHGFGQEAIELYKSLISKGLIPDEATFVVTISACSHSGLVDEGLEIFHSMKEVYGIEPKVEHYGCLVDLLGRLGRLEEAEECIKRMPMKPNATLWRSFLGSAQIHGDMVRGESALKHLLGLELENSGNFVLLSNIYAGVDRWTDVEKTRELMKDHRVHKSPGISIID from the coding sequence ATGACATCTCCAAGCACAAGCAAGGATCATCGATGCTTAAACCTAATTTCAAAATGCAAATCCTTACAAAACCTCAAACAAATCCATGGCCAAATCATCACAACCGGTCTGTCTCACCACACTTACCCTTTAAGTAAGCTCCTTCACTTATCCTCCACCGTCTGCTTAACCTACGCACTCTCCATCTTACACCAAATCCAAAACCCTTCCGTCTTCCTCTACAACACTCTCATCTCCTCCATCGTCTCAAATCACAATTCCACCAAAACCCATCTCGCTTTTGCTCTCTACGATCAGATTTTGAGCTCAAGATCAAACCTTGTCAGACCCAACGAGTTCACTTACCCTTCTCTGTTTAAAGCCTCTGGCTTTGACCCGAAATGGCACCGCCATGGGAGGACTCTTCATGCCCATGTTTTGAAATTTCTCGAACCAATGAATCATGATCGGTTTGTGGAAGCTGCTTTGGTTGGGTTTTATGCTAATTGTGGTAGATTGAGAGAAGCTAGGTCACTGTTTGAGCGGATTAGGGAACCTGATTTGGCTACTTGGAACACTCTTCTTGCTGCGTACGCTAGTTCTGATAGTAGTGAGAGTGATGATGAGGTTTTGAGGTTGTTTGTGAGAATGCAAGTGAGACCTAACGAGGTTTCTCTAGTAGCTTTAATCAAATCTTGTGCGAGTTTAGGTGAGTTTTGGGGAGGTGTATGGGCTCATGTTTATCTCTTGAAGAACAATCTGACTCTAAACCAGTTCGTGGGTACTTCTCTTATTGATCTGTACTCAAAATGTGGATGTTTGAGTCTCGCACGccaggtgttcgatgaaatgcgtGAGAGAGATACATCCTGTTACAATGCTATGATTCGCGGTTTAGCAGTTCACGGGTTTGGTCAAGAAGCTATCGAATTGTACAAGAGCTTGATCTCCAAAGGATTAATCCCTGATGAAGCAACATTCGTGGTGACAATATCCGCGTGTTCGCACTCGGGTCTAGTTGACGAAGGTCTTGAAATATTTCACTCGATGAAAGAGGTTTACGGGATCGAGCCTAAGGTTGAGCATTACGGATGTTTAGTTGATCTACTGGGACGATTAGGGAGGTTGGAAGAAGCGGAAGAATGTATCAAGAGGATGCCAATGAAGCCTAATGCGACATTGTGGAGATCGTTTCTAGGGTCAGCTCAAATACACGGTGACATGGTGAGGGGTGAATCTGCACTTAAGCATTTGTTAGGGTTAGAACTCGAAAATAGCGGAAATTTCGTGCTTTTATCGAATATTTATGCCGGAGTTGACCGTTGGACTGACGTGGAGAAGACCCGGGAACTTATGAAAGACCACCGTGTCCATAAATCTCCGGGGATTAGTATTATTGACTAA